In Cryptomeria japonica chromosome 10, Sugi_1.0, whole genome shotgun sequence, a genomic segment contains:
- the LOC131076903 gene encoding endoglucanase 1-like, with the protein MGECKWDYREALSKAILFFEGQRSGKLPANQRIEWRRDSGLSDGASAHVDLTGGYHDAGDNVKFGFPMAFTTTMLSWSVLEFGGFMGSDLSNAKTAIRWATDYLLKATSHPGTIYVQVGDPNNDHKCWERPEDMDTARTAYKIDSQNPGSDVAAETAAALAAASLVFRKTDPSYSKRLIHASMMVFDFSDKHRGSYINALKSAVCPFYCSYSGYQDELLWGAAWLHKATKNAEYLNYIQANGQSLGADESDNIFGWFNKNVGTRVLLSKEFLVDKVQSLQEFKSLADKYVCAILPRSKYTPGGLLYLLPEVNLQYVTSASFLLLTYAKYLSSSKQLVSCGEVTVTPHKIRAIARSQVDYILGSNPLEMSYMVGYGSKYPQRIHHRGSSLPSVAQHPQAIGCIPGFQFLNSNASNPNLLVGAVVGGPDANDHFPDDRHDYQHSEPTTYINAPLLGSLAYLAHSTHS; encoded by the exons ATGGGTGAGTGCAAGTGGG ACTATAGAGAGGCCTTGTCAAAGGCCATCCTTTTCTTTGAAGGCCAGCGCTCTGGGAAGCTCCCTGCCAATCAACGCATTGAGTGGAGAAGAGACTCTGGTCTTTCTGATGGTGCTTCTGCCCAT GTGGACCTGACGGGAGGTTACCATGATGCAGGAGATAACGTCAAGTTTGGGTTTCCAATGGCCTTCACAACCACAATGCTGTCTTGGAGTGTTTTGGAGTTTGGTGGATTCATGGGCAGTGATCTCTCCAATGCAAAGACTGCCATACGCTGGGCCACAGATTATCTTCTCAAGGCTACTTCTCACCCAGGCACCATATATGTTCAG GTTGGGGATCCTAACAATGACCACAAATGCTGGGAGAGGCCAGAGGATATGGATACTGCCAGAACTGCTTATAAAATTGATAGCCAAAACCCTGGCTCAGATGTGGCTGCCGAAACAGCTGCAGCACTTGCAGCTGCATCCCTAGTGTTTCGTAAAACAGACCCCTCCTACTCCAAGAGACTCATTCATGCTTCCATGATG GTATTTGATTTCTCTGATAAGCACCGAGGATCTTACATCAACGCACTTAAGTCTGCAGTCTGTCCATTCTATTGCTCTTATTCTGGGTATCAG GATGAACTGCTATGGGGAGCTGCATGGTTGCATAAGGCAACTAAAAATGCCGAATATTTGAACTACATTCAAGCAAACGGCCAGAGTTTAGGAGCTGATGAATCAGACAATATATTTGGGTGGTTCAATAAAAATGTTGGTACCCGAGTGCTTTTATCAAAG GAATTCCTGGTAGATAAAGTGCAgtctcttcaagaattcaaaaGTCTTGCTGACAAATATGTCTGTGCTATCCTGCCTAGATCTAAATACACACCAG GAGGACTACTCTACTTATTACCTGAAGTTAATCTGCAGTATGTAACATCTGCATCCTTCTTACTTTTGACCTATGCAAAATACCTCAGCTCCTCCAAACAACTAGTGTCTTGTGGGGAGGTGACAGTGACTCCTCACAAGATTAGAGCAATAGCAAGGAGCCAG GTGGACTATATACTGGGTTCCAATCCTCTGGAGATGTCATACATGGTTGGGTATGGTTCCAAGTACCCACAACGAATTCACCACAGAGGCTCATCTCTGCCTTCAGTTGCCCAACACCCACAGGCCATCGGGTGCATTCCGGGCTTCCAATTCTTGAATAGCAATGCCTCTAATCCAAATCTTTTGGTTGGAGCAGTTGTGGGTGGCCCAGATGCCAATGATCACTTTCCAGATGACAGACATGATTATCAACACTCTGAACCTACAACCTATATCAATGCTCCATTACTTGGCTCTCTGGCTTACTTGGCCCATTCTACTCACTCTTAG